Sequence from the Miscanthus floridulus cultivar M001 chromosome 16, ASM1932011v1, whole genome shotgun sequence genome:
cgtgacgtggcaatacctcggcgtcgagtgacacgacgccgagcctcatatctcggcgtcatgtgctaagacgcctaaaaatggtatatttttagaaaatattttggcgttggtatttttctaaaaattgttttcaaaagagaccaaaatacgaaaatttcacaCCGGTGCCAGCCATTCCCCTGTGTTTTTCTTCTGTGGTGGTGGTGCTCTGCTGTCTGGTCCGTCCGTGTGAATTAAGGCGCCACGCCGCTCGCCACTGACTCTGCTGCGCCTAAACCCGTGGTTCtgttgggttgggttgggtttCTTTTTCTGGTGGTCGGTGTTGCTGGCCATTCTTTTTGtgattttgtgatgagtgatgatGAAGTGAGGGGCGATTCCGACGCGACGTCCAACGGATTGTGTGACGGTCACGGCCGGTCGTCCTCTCCTTTTTTGCAGACGACTGGTACACGACGCCTGCACAATTGCTATTTTTCCTACCACCAGCAGTCCGGCCAGCACGGCGGTCagtaaataaatatataaatatacgTCCACGGCCGTGTGATCTCCGCTCCGGCCAGTTAGCTAGTATAAAAACAAGCCGAAATTTCGACTGATTTGTTCTGGAAAAAAAAACATTATTCTAACTAAAAAACAAGTTAAAAAATACGATTAGAAGACAAGCGGCATGAATGACGCGAGGCGGACACCGCACGTGCTGCAGCTGTACAGCGTTCGCAGGTCGGCGGCGCCCATGTGTCGCTGCTGCTCATCCGTCCCGCGTACGGCGTCCCTGGTCCGTCTCGACTGTCCGTCCGGTCCGATCCGGCGCAACAACGCAGCTGGGTTCCGGCAGATCCTACTGCCCTCTCGCGGCGTCACGGCGTCAGGCACACTTATTATTGGCGGCTGGTTGCACGGGCACGGGTCGCCAAAGTGTGATTTGAAGGCAAGCCTGCCATTAGTTGGCGTTTCAATTCCCCACCTAATGACGGGCGCAGGGTGGTGCTCCAGCCTCCAGGTAAAGACCGGAGATCCCAACCTACACCCGTCGCGAGTGCAAACGCGAACGTCATGCGCCGACACGAACGCAACAGAGACTAGTTATCTGTTACAGCGACGGTTCGCGGCTGTTGTGGCGTGCCCCATTAGGTTATTATATACACGCCACTGGATGTATCATCGAGCTACTTATGTAGTCGTTGAACCTATGTTTAGTACAATCATCGAGTCTTGTGTTAGCTTCATGCCGTGCTTTCTCTGTCACCGAATCGAATCAACTTCTAGAGTCATCCTACATAAAACTTCTATAGATGTACTCCTGCTAGCCAACTTTGCAGGAGAGATTATAAAAAACATACATTTCATGATAATCTAATGAAACTGATCTTGTGTCATGAATTTttgtattattttctataaaactAGTTAAAattgctttgatttttttggtacgtTTATTTTGCTAAAATGGATGTAAAAAAAAAGTCGAAGCGTAGGGACGGAAGGAGTATTTTGCATAACTTTAGGATTTTTTTTTGAGGACGGTACGAAAGCGGCAGATAATGTCAAAATGAAATTTGGGCATCGTGTTTTCAAAAGCCACTAGGCGTTGGTAAGCCcaaaggtggtggcggcggtggatggATCACACAAAGATGCAGATCGGACGGTGGGCAAGCGTCCACACGCCACCCACCCGCACCCACTGCCCAGGCCCCCACCATATATAACGGCAACAAGCCACGAGCAACACGAAAGAAATCTCCCGTCCTCCCCCTCCGCCTTTCCCTTCCGCTtcccttctctcctctcctctcctcgagGGCGCTGCACGCGGCGCGCGGCGAGATCGGGTGGAGGAGCCCTACCCCCTTGCCGCGCGGCCGCCGTCCCACGTCCCAGCGTGCTCGGGGCCTTGCTCGCCCCCTGATCCCGACCGCGCGCGGCGTCTCGGGGCCCGGTGAATGCGCTGTGCCGCCGCAGGCCGCAGCGTAGGCGGGTGCTGAGTGCGGCGGAAGCGAGGGGCGCGGGGTTTTCGTTTGGCACCGGCGGTGGGGCGGGAGATCCGGCCAGCGGGGATGCAGCAGGACCAGCGGAAGAAGGTGGGCGCTTCTTCTCCTCCCGCTTCCTGTTGGTGCTTGCTCGTAAATTTCGCCGTTAGGTTGCTGCGCGCTAGCGTTGATTCGGTTCTGGGCTGCTCATAGAGTCAGTGTGCGTGAACCATCTATTCCTAATTTTCGGAACCTCTACTTCAcctttattttcttttttctttttaaatcATGTCTGTTTTTAAAAGTTTTGACGGGACTCGACGCGACGCGACTCATCCATGTTCATATCAATTGGTGGAGTCTAAATTCGATCTGGACATCGCTTTGAATTGATGATGTAATGAAAAGGTCAAATACCGCGTGAGCTGAACGGGGCGAGTTTGCGGACAGCTCTGATCTCCGAGATGCCATCTGTCCCCCGGATTAAACAGCACGGCGGCCTGTTGCCTTAGCCCTGTACTCCTGTCGGCGCGCATAGCCGTTCGTTCCCTTTGCTTGCGGTGTTCGTCGGGCACGCCCACGAGGAGGAGACGATTCCATTAGTAAAAGGGAAACTGTTACTTTTTGTGCACACGGTTACTGCCTTATGACAGGTTCTGTCCGTTCCGAACCTATTCCTGTATCTGCCTGCAAAGGTTTGGCAACCCCCTTCCATTTGCTGTCCCGTTTCGGTTTCCCAAATTGAGCATTCAAGTCGTCTGCAGtggaattccttatttgacactgagaaaatgagtcgttcctttcttggccctgaattTTTTttcactcacttcaactttcatccctaatttgacactaccgtcaaatccgttagctaacggtgttaattggctgttaaaaagacggtTTTGCCCCTgaaaaaaaaagcggcgaagcaaatttgagaggaaaaaaaacctgcgccttttttttttttcagctgggcacatgcatcagaggcgggcgcaggtttttttttttccaaattgaGCATTCAAGTCCTCTGCAGTGGGGGTTTCTTGAAACAGTTCATTGATCTAGTGTGCGCAATTCGTGTTGCAGACTTCTGCAGAGGCCGACTTCTTCACAGACTACGGGGATGCAAACCGGTACAAGATCCAAGAAGTCATTGGTAAGGGAAGCTATGGGGTTGTGTGCTCGGCCATCGATCTTCACACCCGGCAGAGAGTGGCGATCAAGAAGATACACAATATCTTTGAGCACGTCTCCGACGCCGCGAGGATCCTCCGTGAAATCAAACTTCTGAGGCTCCTAAGGCACCCTGATGTTGTTGAGATCAAGCACATTATGTTACCTCCCTCGCGAAAGGACTTCAAGGATATTTATGTTGTTTTCGAGCTTATGGAGTCCGATCTCCACCAAGTTATAAAGGCCAACGATGACTTGACCAAGGAGCATTACCAGTTCTTTCTCTATCAGTTACTTCGGGCCCTCAAATACATTCATACTGGTATGGCACTTCTCCCGCTGTATATGCCAGCCATTTCCCTGAATCTCCCAAAAATGGGAGTGTGCATTTTAGTTCAGTCATGTATGGCTGGTCATAATCCCTTTCATCTCCTTTTATGTTGCAACCCAGAGTGAACATTTGATTGCATAGTGTACCTTTTGTAGCCATACTTTATGCTGATTCTGAACTTACATAATTGCAGCTAATGTTTATCACCGTGACCTGAAGCCCAAGAATATTTTAGCGAACTCTAACTGCAAATTGAAAATATGTGACTTTGGACTAGCCCGAGTCGCATTTAATGATACCCCAACAACAGTCTTCTGGACGGTATGTAAGAAACAAAGAGTCAGCTCTTTTTTCATTGGATTCAGATATAATGTATGTCGTGTATTGATACATATGCCCTGCAGGATTATGTTGCAACAAGGTGGTACAGAGCTCCAGAGCTCTGTGGATCCTTCTTCTCCAAGGTGAGCTTTCTAGTTACATATCATTACTTATTATGTTCACTAATAAGCAATGTTTGGTGGTCCCGTAATATGAATTACCAATTATGATTATTTGATAATACTATTCGCTTATGTTTTCCAACTTGACAATGAATTCTATCATGGTATGCTATTGCATATCTTCACTTATGTTTCCTCCTTGACAATGAACTCTATCATGGTATTCTATTGCATTTTACTCTTACCGTTGCCTTGTTATTTTTTGGTAGAATTTGGTAGGAGCTCCAACTCATGGAGAGATGCTCTTTAGTGTCTTCTTTGAATGGTTCTATCCAAATACTGTGAATCTGGATAAAGATTCTCATAGTAATTTCACACGAGAGATTTCATCAAACTTGTCATTTATAGGTACAGATATAAATGTTCTTTTTGGTTCTGTATGCCATTTTCattatgttttttatttttatgcatgGATCAATCTGATTGATATTTACCTTTTTTTGTCCCTATTATGCACAAATCGGAAGTAGGAACCAATAACCTGCTGAATTGCAGCATTACAATAATCAAATGAGCATTTCTTACTATTAAGAATGCTTGCTTTTATATAAATTATTGCCAGACTGTCTATAATCTGAATGTGCTTTATATTGTTGTTATCCCCCAAAAATGCAGTATACACCAGCTATTGACATTTGGAGCATTGGATGCATATTTGCTGAGGTGTTGACAGGGAAGCCTTTATTTCCTGGCAAAAATGTTGTTCATCAGCTAGATTTGATGACTGATCTTCTAGGCACACCGTCAATGGATACAATTTCTCGGGTATAGTGCTATAACCAAGGAAACTCTATTTTTAGTTCGTCTCATGGCTCAGTGACTCCAAAGTTGAACTTGTTTTTTTATTCCTTTTCAGGTTCGGAATGAGAAAGCAAGAAGGTACTTGAGCAGCATGAGAAAGAAGGACCCTGTTCCATTTTCTCAGAAGTTTCCCAGTGCAGATCCTTTGGCACTTAAACTATTAGAAAAGCTATTAGCCTTTGATCCAAAGGACCGTCCAACAGCAGAAGAGGTAGTCCTTGCTGCTGTATCATCTTAAAACCTTTTGTCATGTCTAATTTTTCTCTATGGAACTAGATCTGTGATGTTGCTTTCAACCTTACTTTGTAATCCTAAGTATTTGCGACATTTCTTTCAATATATGTGTTGTTTCAGGCATTGCGTGATCCATACTTCAAAGGTCTTGCCAGGGTTGAAAGAGAACCATCCTGTCAGCCAATCAGAAAAGTGGAATTTGACTTCGAGCACAAAAGAATGTCAAAGGAAGAGATAAGAGAGTTGATATTCCGTGAGATGCTGGAATATCACCCACAATTGTTGAATAGCTACATTAATGGCACAGAGAGGACAACCTTTCTCTACCCAAGGTTTTAGCTTTTCTGTGTTTGCACATGTATGTTGCTTTGCGCATGCATGTATTTACTCATGTATTCGTTTGTTTCAACCCTTTGATGGAAACACTTGCTGGCTATTTTTTATGCAGTGCTGTTGATCAATTTAAGAAGCAGTTTTCTCATCTTGAAGAGAGTGGTGGTAACGGCCCATCAGTTCCAACAGACAGGAAACACGCATCCCTTCCCAGGTAATAGGGCATCATAGTCTTGATTTCATCCTCAGGCTGCTTTGAGGTGCACTTTCAAGTACATGTACATCTTAGTTTGTCTCCATATTAAGGTCCTCCCTTGTGGCCTGAGTGCCCAATGGTAAGAAGAGTCATCTTCTGGGTTGGGTATGAGTTCGTTGTTAGGATGTTGATACCTGAGAGCGAAGTGACCAAGGCTAGATGATCATGGGAGTTCAAACTTCAAAGATAAAATCGTAGTCCTGCTGGATAATTTCAAAGTTCCTATACATGGTCTTGAATGCAAGACCAGAGGTGTTTCCAGCAGTACTCAGTGGTGTCAATGTTCTAGGATTGAGGGTGCACATGTTCTCAAATTCTGAAGTCAACTGTACAATGCTTCACTGGCATGGTACAAGtcatgtttttttcttttctgaaaTCAAAACTGACAGTTGATTAGTATGCGTTCAGAATGTTCATAAACAGTTGCTCCACTTGTCTGTGCTTCTGTCTTTTTGTCACTGTAATTTAGTTGAGTGAAagcttttgcttttttgttttgctAACCTGCAGCTTCATTTTGTAGGACTACTGTTGTTCACTCGAATCCAATTCCTGCCAAGGAACAACCTCTTGCTGCCTCATCAAGGGTTAGACCAGTCTCTGATGATTCATGTAAGAATCCTTGGGAGAAAGGAAGTGGTCCTGGAAATGTTCCCAGGCCATCTCTGGCTCCACAAGGGCTGCAAGCACAAGCAGGTATTTCTGTGTTCACTTACTACTAGTTACTCcttccgttccaaattgtaagtcgttttggcaTTTCTAGGTACATGGTTTTTGCTATGCATCTTGATATACGCCATGTTTAGATACAGAGCAAAAATTACATATTTACAAAAGcgaaaacaacttataatttggaatggagtgcTAAAAATGATTTGTTGATATTTTTTGACTTACCATGGCCCTTTTCTGAGATTGTTTTCTATTTGCCAGCAGGATCAGTAAGAGTTAATGGCTCAGTGATGAATTCAGGGTATCCTCATCAACAAATCCCACAAGCATACGGTTACCGTCAAATGCCTGCAAGATTGGACAGTACCATGGGAGGTTACACACAGCAGTCGCAGGCTTATGCTTGTGCAAACATCAAAGGCTCGCCTGATGTGGCTGTGAACATGAGAGCACCCCCCTTCCATCTTCCAGCTGGACCGAAGAATAACCCATTAGATAGGATAGCATCTGACACTGACATATACACAAGATCCCTTAACGGCATTGTTGCTGCCGCTGCGGCATCAGTAGGCGCTGGCGCTCACCGAAACGTTGGCGTCGTGCCATCTGGCATGTCAAGGATGTATTAGCTGCTGATATGCTGGCCACAGCTTCTCCAGGACTAGCCTGCAAGAAGTGGCATATGGTATAAGTAGTGATTCATAAGAGGTGATCACATAAGAGTCTTGAACTCTTCAACATGTTGTTTTTACGCCATATATTGAGGCGAAAATGGTGCCAGTTTGCGCACAACTGAAGGTTTGATCAATTCATTTAATTCAATGGAAATTAACTATTTGCTAATAGTAGAAGGAATGTAATCCAAGGGAAAGGCTGGAGATATTCTGACATAAATGCAACATTTGTCATTGCCCGTTGCAGACTTGCAGTGGTGCGCCCCTTTGCAACGTCGAATTTGTTGAAGGCTGGAGTGTCAGAGTTCCAAATTTCGTGAAAGTGAACCTTGGGGTAGCCTGAGTTCCAAATTTCCAATTGCCATCGTCCAGCGCCATTAAGCTTGCAACTCCAGCACCAGCATGTGCATGTCGTCGATCACGGTCGTGATGGAATCAGGTGGTTCCCTAAAAAGTcaaaacacacacacgcacacattgcCCCGGCAACGTAGCATGGTGGGCCTCGTAAAAGGTCGGCCCAAACCAAAATAAGGAGATGTCGAGGGCCCAGGATGCGACTAATAAACAAGGAAACCATACGGCCGGATCgcctttaaaaaaaaaaatagaacgGTTCACGATTTGTATTTGTTGTTTCCTGACGCGAGAAAAGAAGGAGTATAGAAAAGAGGAAACAATCAGGGAATCATTTTTTTTAAAGATTAAGAGGGAATCAAAATCGCAAAGGCTGTTTATTTttccatgtatatatatatatatcactagTACCTCATGCATGTGCCCTATATAAAAAACCCAATCAATCCTTGCTTAGCTTTACTACCATACGTACAAACATTCTAATACGTCGTCGCTCCCTATCTAAAGGATCGGATCCAATATGGCGGCCAGGAGCTTCAGCGTCGGCCTGGCGGCCGCGTTCTTGCTCGTCGTGCTCTTTGCTTCGCCTGCACAGTGTAAGTGTGTAGATTACAACCTTTGCCTGTCTCTGCATGTCATTTATGCCATGTACAGATATCGACATATATATTTTGTGTGACAATGCATGCATGTCTATCTATGAATTTGATTTGCAGGTCGTCGAGGGCTACTTGATCAGGTCGGAATTGCAATGAGGAGGGGTACCCAAGCGATAACGCTACAACTACCGCGTCCGTCAACTCCACGGCGTTAGATGGGAGGACCAAGTTCACGGTGATATTTTGGCCTCGTTTTTTTTTTAAGCCAGGACAGTATTTTTTCTTTCTAGAcaaattagccggaacagtattttaacTTGTTTTTTAGCGAAACGAATGGGGCAAGTCCTAAGGCTCAGTAACAAACGAGACTGCTATTGTTGCGAGACTGGAGACTACTGTTACTACTCATGGAAACAGTGCCAGGCCAACTGCGGCAGCTGCAACCCAAGTGCCCGCCGCCGCGGTTGCCCCTGCAGTAACCGATCGGCGCAAAGGGCATGCCAGTCCGCCACACAAGCGTCTGATTCGGAGCATCGGCTCATGTCTATCTACCTTCTGAAATCCATCATCTTGAAACATCCTTATGTCCCCAAGATTTGatgttttaatattttttattaaggTTAATTAGTGCTTCATTGAAATTACCCATGTACCTCTATTTATTAAAGGTGATTCATGCATGATACCTGCAAAAAACCGCTTGGAGGCAGACATAGATACGACAATCTTAAACTTATATGGGCCCAAACTAGTTTTATAAGAGCTAAAACATTGATAGAGAGATTATAATCGAAAGATTGTTGTTTGGGATGAAAGTATGGACACAAaagataaaaataataaaataaaaataaagacAAATGAGCAGGGAAACATGCATTTTATTAATTCCATGAACAACAAAAGATAAGTTtccttttggattttttttttgcacGCAATAGTCTCATAAGAGCGAGACTTTCTAAAGTTtatactctctaaatcatcatttggagagttaTTTGTGTAAAAATtgctttctatatctttgtacccTTCAATAGTTTTTCTACATCTCTTGTGCACTCTAGAGAGCCATCCTCGCTCTTCATCTTTAGCTAATGAGAAATCTGGAGTAGATGATATTTATGTTTAGAGATCCAATTAAAGAGACTGTTGGATCatatttttcaccaaaatctctatttctataATTTTTGAATGATATAAAGAGTTTATTGGAGTTGCTCTAATGTAAGCCGTTTGATACGTGTAATGTGATATCTTTTTGTTCCCAAGATTCAATACAAGCTCTTGAATGTGGGGAAGGCCCTTGTACGGGCGCGCACGAAGTTATCTGATCAGGAGCTCTGGCCCTTGCGAGAGGCAATTAAGCTTTCACACTTTTATATTGTGTACCTAGATTGTGTGCTTATACTATTCTAGTTTAGTTTGCTAGTCTAGTTGATAGAGCTTAGACCATGTGAGAGGCAATTATGCTTTCGCACTTTATATTGTGTACCTAGGTTGTGTGCTTATTATTCTAGTTTAGCTAGTCGAGTTGTTAGGAATGGAACCTAGGTTCATaactcttttgtggtagagataacaAGGTTTTGATAAATAGAATTAGAGACAAGTTTAGAATAGAAGTTTTGGAAATCTATAATTTAAACTCGGCGGAAACCAAAACAAGAAAAAGGTTACACTCAGTTCTCGTACATTGAAACTCTCAGGACATAGAAGATTTGTGGTTGTTTCGTAATTTGTGCTATGTTTCTGTTGTGGGTGATATTCTTGGTATATCTGTGATGGTAACaatggttatatatatataaatgtctaTGCTTAGATCTCAGCGATATAAAGCCATGCTTATCAAGCGTGGGCACTGCTAGATTCTGTTCTCTGGTCTTTTTAAGTCACTGCAGCGTCGTCTTCCCTGTTCTCTTGTCCTCGGACGCGTCCGAGAAAAACCTGTCAAGCTAACACTGGACGGCCAACGCACCAAACACAGACCTAATCAGTTTATCAATCAGCAGCAGTTCAGCACAGCCCATTCTTCGGACGCCAAAAACATTTGCCGTTAAATAACCCGCGCCGCTCGCATTATTGTGGCAGCCACCACCAGGCAGTTCCGAGCTAGCTTAGCTTCGGCCGGTTGCCTCCCACTCCCACGCCTTGCTTACAAGCCAAAGCCTCGGCCTTTGTCTTTCTCCTCCCGTGCTCGTCCCTCGGCTCCAGTGCGGTGCTCCACCGGACCACACCAATGGAGGCTCCGCTCCTCCTCCCCATCTCCACCGCCTCATCCTGCGTCGACATCACcaccgccgacgccgcgccatcGGGCCGTGACGGCCGTCcggcgccctcctcctccccttccACGCAGAGCATCGTCCTCCGCCTGGCGGCCGTGATCACCGTCGCGTGCGCGTCCCTGTTCGCGCAGCACGAGGCCGGCAAGggcttcgccgtcgccgtcgcgaaCGACGCGCCGCGGGGCAGCGCCGCGGGGCGGCGGTTCGACCTGCTCTTCGTGTCCAACGGCCGCGCCGAGCGCGCCCTGCTGCACGCCAGCCGCGGCGTGGAGCGCGCG
This genomic interval carries:
- the LOC136511351 gene encoding mitogen-activated protein kinase 10-like — its product is MLSLSCPGVSSMSKTAFDLGQLVAPCGSRCPSARAAPRRRRTPCACFVASLATAQPGTAAVDVPARTIPAVTTASAPERISVSSLLEVVSDDLLSLNNNLKSLVGAENPVLVSAAEQIFGAGGKRLRPALVFLVSRATAELSALSELTTEHQRLAEIIEMIHTASLIHDDVIDDSGMRRGKETIHQLYGTRVAVLAGDFMFAQSSWFLANLENIEVIKLISQVIKDFASGEIKQASTLFDCDVTLDDYLLKSYYKTASLIAASTRSAAIFSGVDTTICEQMYEYGRNLGLSFQVVDDILDFTQSAEQLGKPAGSDLAKGNLTAPVIFALRDEPRLREIIDSEFSEPGSLAAAVELVHRSCGIRRAQELAEEKGELAIQSLQCLPRSEFRSALERVVHYNLQRIQEAVLDDHDVDNLIYIPISHRGIYCWDICMSRLISPSSANADGHADSVLPTLRRKRGARGFRLAPAVGREIRPAGMQQDQRKKTSAEADFFTDYGDANRYKIQEVIGKGSYGVVCSAIDLHTRQRVAIKKIHNIFEHVSDAARILREIKLLRLLRHPDVVEIKHIMLPPSRKDFKDIYVVFELMESDLHQVIKANDDLTKEHYQFFLYQLLRALKYIHTANVYHRDLKPKNILANSNCKLKICDFGLARVAFNDTPTTVFWTDYVATRWYRAPELCGSFFSKYTPAIDIWSIGCIFAEVLTGKPLFPGKNVVHQLDLMTDLLGTPSMDTISRVRNEKARRYLSSMRKKDPVPFSQKFPSADPLALKLLEKLLAFDPKDRPTAEEALRDPYFKGLARVEREPSCQPIRKVEFDFEHKRMSKEEIRELIFREMLEYHPQLLNSYINGTERTTFLYPSAVDQFKKQFSHLEESGGNGPSVPTDRKHASLPRTTVVHSNPIPAKEQPLAASSRVRPVSDDSCKNPWEKGSGPGNVPRPSLAPQGLQAQAAGSVRVNGSVMNSGYPHQQIPQAYGYRQMPARLDSTMGGYTQQSQAYACANIKGSPDVAVNMRAPPFHLPAGPKNNPLDRIASDTDIYTRSLNGIVAAAAASVGAGAHRNVGVVPSGMSRMY